TTTCAGGTATCTCTCTCTTGGCTTAATTTGTcaagtttagtttttttttttttttttcttttttagtttttttcccCTATCAAAtgtgataaataaaaagttaatttaCCTTCAAAAAAATCCATTTGAGGAAATTCTCATATGgtcatttataattttgaaggAAAGAAAAATGATCTTTTCAGAATGCATATACATGTATACATACATACTTTGTTAAATTACTATAGTAAGTTAATAAATGTATTATGTGTATgaatatacataaatatcacttaattttgattaattaatatatatacatatatattggatATTTGTAATATATAGACGTCTTAAATTAAACAAACACATATGTTCAGAAAAGAACATGACTATTATGAAAAGTCATCTCTTAAGTTCTATAAATATAAAGACTCTCTAGAAGTAGCCTAAGAAAAATCTGTAGGTATATAAATACCAAGCCTTTGATGTAACCCGAaggagtttttatttttttttaaaattcttgcGTGTCATCCTTGCGCAGGGGTCATGCTAATCTTCTCTGTATCATTCCAATTTTATCGGATGTCCCCGAAGGGACCAACCCGAAGGAAATTGCTTGTACTTTCCCCCAATATGTATGCATGCAATATCTCTTTAAGAAATGTGATTCTTCACGCCTCAAAAccatattcttttttaattgtatttcctATTTTTCTAACAATATATACTTTGTTAAATTATTGAACCATAGTAAGTTCCATTATCAATATTCTATGGAGTAAGTGAATTAGATATGTTGATTGCCACTTGATAGGATGGAAGTGATGAATTGGAGAAGTTGGAGTAGCTATGCCAAAGCCTTTGGGACTTTTGTTTCAATTGGAGGTGCATTTGTTTTGACATTTTATAAGGGCCCTCCAATCATTAACCAGCACTTAACTTCTACTTTCTCATCTCAACAAAATTGGATTCTTGGAGGAGTTATACTTGCTTGTGAGTCTATGTCTACTTCACTATGGTACATTATTCAGGTCAGATTTGATTGTTTGGTACGACGAAagtaattttttagttttaaaaatatattttccaccAACAAAACATTAGAAAATGACTTTCGATCACTTATTTTTTGaagtcattttttgaaaaatattgaacatGGTGCCGAACACACTCACATACTCTATTAGTGCCTAAACACTTGAATGTGCATGCATGTTTGGTAGGACAAaagtaatttttacttttgaaaatgtattttctACCAACGAAACATCAGAAAATGACTTTTAGGTATGTGTGATTAATTAACTACgattttgtttttgattttttaggCATCAATTCTTAAGATATACCAAGAAGAGATGATTATAGTGTGTTTGTATTGCTTCTTTGTGACCATCATATCTGCATTGATATCCCTTGTGGTGGAGAGAAATACAAATGCTTGGATGATATATCCAGATATTCGTCTCATTGCTATTCTCTATTCGGTAATACTAACAACAAACTCACATTCCTTTTATTTCTAACTCTAATAATCTATAAGATTGTAAAATTAATTCACGAAAATATAACTTGTCTATGTTATTTATGATTGGACGTGTAAATGACTCACTTATATTAAGTCAATTCATCTAATGTAGGTTGATTTGAAGTacaattattgatttattagaaaatttgtcaaaatatttttaattttttgttatttgatatgttaaaacaaaatattggggataattataaaaattacaagaaaacaaacaaggaAATCAATTTCAGAAAAAGAAAGTCTAAAGTTGGTCTTGTCAAGGCCATAACTTTTGTAAAAGATTGCTCGAAGTTAGGCCTTGTCAAGGTCAAAACATCAGTGAACTATGTCTGAAGTTGGCTGGCAAGCCATTACATATCTGAAGTCTTGACAAGTTTACAATTTCAATAAAAACTATATCCAAAGTCGGGCCTTGTCAAGTCTACAATTTCAGTCAATAATATATGAAGTTAATCTTGACAAGCAACCATAGTATATATCTGAAGTCTTGCCAAGACCGCAAGTTCAAGCAAAAATGTCCAAAGTTTGGCCTTATCAAGTTCAGaacttcaataaaagaatatttgaaGTTGATCTTGTCAAGTCATATCAAACTTCAGATAAAAATGTCTGATGTTTGACCTTCACTAAGAAGAGGAAGGGTATATCAATAGACAAAAGTATCCATTGTACTTATTTAAGACAATTAACTTACATTAGAATTTGTTCATTCAGGGTATAGTTGGTATAGCATTCAGGAGTTGCATGACAACATGGTGCCTCAAGAAGACAGATCCTCTCTTTGTTTCCATGTTCAAACCATTTGCCATTGTTTTTGCTCTTCTCATTGGTACCTTTTGCTTTAGAGATGTTTTCTACTTAGGAAGGTATGTATTGttacttattaattatcataaataCTCTTTTTAATTTGAGAAGAGTATTGAAAATATCTTTAAACTTGGTgcgaattattagtttcatatctaaattattGACAGTATTAAAAACATCCCTCTACTTgactaattgaacttaaataAGTAAACTCCCGATCTTGCCACATGGgtgaaatacacccctaaatttTCGCCAAGTTTggggtgttttcaacacttcttgCGGCTTTATATTAAGTCTcatgctcctacaagagtttCAGACCACTTGTCATTCCATGTGGCAGATCAGAGTGTATTTAAGATCAACTAGTCAAGTAGAGGAGTGTTTTTAAGGCTGTCAAGAGTTTGGAGACTAAACTAACAATTCATGTCAAGTTCATaagtgttttcaacacttctctcttTTAATCCTAAATATGCATTgttttgacaaaataaatttgttttaaaatatttaaatatttattatgttttttcaaattcatttttattgcTCTAATTAATAAAGTTTAATTAAGTGAAAATTTTAATAGAGGTAAATGTTATTTTTGATTCagacaaatataatatttttataattaaaactattggatatcttttttaaaaggtgtacaaaaacgttaaaaaaaaaactaataatatgGACCAGATGTAGTAATACATGATGAATTATGTATCTTTTGACAAAtaatcttaatttattactccctctctTCTGTTTTATGTAGTACTAATCCTTAATAATATGCTATTAAAGCTGCAAAAAGCTCACGGCAGGTTTAACATTATTCTAGGActcttttatcattttaaatttttttgtattcaaTTACAAATTATCGATAggtcatataaaatgaaacggatCGAGGGGGTAAAATTAACATTAAGATATGATATGTGCACTAATATAGACATTTGTTTGCAGTTTGGTGGGATCAGTGACCACAGTGATTGGATTTTATGCTGTGATGTGGGGGAAAACTCGAGAAAAATACTATGAGGGGAACAACTTAGAAACACTTGCTGAAAATAATGTCCCTCTGCTGCAAAATGAGGCATAAATGCGGTGTTTGAGTCAACTCGTATGCatctcaattaattttataagatATATGTTATCTTCCACCAGCATAAATACATAATCAATTCATTTTCAGGAAAGGAATAATTGTATGTTGTTGTAAAGATGGTGTTTTAAATTTATGCTGTATTAAATcaatatcaataaataaataaaaataatttaatcaagttacatttttagttaattttcttGAGTAACATGTAAAAAGAACATGATAactaaaatggaacaaaatagTATATCATAACCTTGGGAAAAAACTGAGCACAATACGATCCCTGACATACTTCTAGGAACACTATGTAACTATGATCTGTAGATGTGTAAAATATTATTCaaccaattattattttaattggatgtctatataatttaaaaactcaataattttaatatccATATAACAAACcacaatatttataaaaaaaaattacaatattttttcttaaatgaataTATTGGTGCAAGTGATAAACACCACCTACCCACTATGTTCAATTAAATAAGGGAATACCACGCATGCTGGTACGTatgaaataagtaaaataaagaaagtagtcataataaaatttaaaatatcacGTAGATCCACCGTTAATTTCGATTAATACTGACAAATcaagaatatataaatatacactaaaaatagacaattaaaatattgTGACATATCGATATATATGTCCCTTCCAATACAACTTGATTACTTCTAGGAATCtcattaatttgaattcatattAAAGCAAATTCAAACATGTCCAGTGGTTTTTAGAACAACTTTGTAAATATATCTTTGATatgaaaatcaaaagaaatcaaTTCGAGCAAGTTtcgaattaaaaaatttattagatttgattaaaatttttcaatccaGAGTGTTTCACGAGAAAATTCAGAGATAAAAATGAGTGGAGTGGTTCCATTTATAGCCATGATAGTTCAGCAATTAGCACAAGTTGGATTAGCTGTGGTAGCTAAAGGGGCTATGTCAACTGGGATGACTAGTTTCACTTATACTTTCTATTCAAGTGCCTTTTCAACTCTACTTCTTATTCCACTTTCCTTCTTCCTCCATAGGTATGTAAATCGATTGATGATTTGATTTGACTTGATTTGAGTGACGGAAGAAACACTGATtataattgatttgatttgtaagtatatgttaataaaaaaatataatttatgtttttaacGTATCATCTCAGATTTGaatttacaattttaaaaaacttcaaaaaattaaaatgattttaaataggtttgttgttattttgacaaatttatGAATTGAAGTGTGTTCTTCATgatatatgaaatttatgtttCAAATATGTGCTTATTTGGAGTAGATTTAgatgttgaaatttgaaaaataaaattattatttttttgaccaAAATAATTCAAACGCACATGCATGAAATTTTAGCCAATTTTAATATGTGTTTCAATTGTGTGTGACTGAAACTCATACATactaaatttagaaaatttaaaatcacaagttgagtgattttgttgatacaaaataaagtttagtGGCTCTGCTAGATAAACTCTTATACTTGAGTGACCTTTTATGATATAAACTCTGCTTTCTTTGATGACTCGAATTCACAATCTTAGAATTGGATGTGAAGCATGCTTACCACTTGAGCACATCGGTGAATTCATATGCAAAATATGAGGCACCTGAGTTCGTGGTCTCTCTGTAAAACTAGAtattttctgtatatatttttttccgaAAATACAGGTCAGCTATTCCACCTCTTTGGCCTACTTTTCTCTATGGATTTTTCTTGCTTGGCATAATGGGGTATGTAAATGTAAATTTGTTGCTCAATTTAGCAAattcaattttagagaaaaaatgACTAATAACAGTGCAATTTTATAGTTTCTTGATGCAAGTGCTTGGATTTCTTGGACTTCAATATTCATCTCCATTACTTTCCACAGCAATATTGCAACTAATTCCAGGATTCACTTTCATTCTTGCAGTCATTCTCAGGTTTAAAATTAAATCACCTTTCTTTTAACATATATCACTCCCTCCGTTCTTTTTTACTCGTCacgttttccttttttaaatcaaaaaatatgaatttagaCTAACATAAatgtgccctttaacttggcctcaacTTACAgatatgccctccaactttgagtgcgcacaagtagacacttaaactattcaaaagttgaacaagtaaataCACGCGTTCTATGTAGGGTCCTATGTAGCAGTTTTGCATCCTACATGACATCCTATGTGTGCTATGCCAAtaggacacatgtgtctacttgtttttacttttggatagcttaagtgtctacttgtgcgcATTCAAAGTTAGAGTGCATAGATGTCCGTCGAGGCTAAGTTAAAGGacatttttatgtattatgcctattttaacatgtattttttcatcatagtgatagatatgaaaaaaaatataatttataatccTTTTCATATagttattgaaaataaaaaatttaatgtaCTTTGATATAGCTTGGAAAGTCaatcaaattaactttcgaaaaacacgtgacaactaaaaagaaaagaagggaGTAACCTTTTCAAAATTGTATCTAAATATATGTTCAACTTTTGTGttcactaattttatttttattttttatttaatcagGATGGAAACTTTTGAGTACAAAAGTTTGAGCACAATGGCTAAAACTGTTGGGACTTTGGTATCAATAATAGGTGCATTTGTTGCAACTTTATATAAAGGCCCTCAAGTTTTTGGTATTAGTCCTTTAAATACAATATTAACAACCCCTTCTGCTTGGGCCATTGGAGGTTTGCTCACTATGATTTGCTCTCTAATTGCTTCTTTCTTTATCATTTCACAGGTAATTACAATTGTCAACAAATTACTGTCTTTGTCTCAATTAATGTGACATAGTTggaatttcgagattcaaactaCTAAATTTTGATTATGATATTTGGAAATTAGGTAAAAAGTACTAAAATCACAATTTGTTACATTGTTTCAGTCAAAGAAACTTGGTTGACTCTCGAAATTCCAactgtgtcacataaattgggaatCATTTTTCATCAATCATGATCTGTTTTCCTCTGTTTCATGTTTTGCAGGCATTTGTCCTTAAGAAATATCCAGCAGAGCtgattttaatgttgttttatAGCTTCTGTGTTACAATATTATGTGCTGTTTTCTCTTTAATTGTTGAAAGAGATTTGAATTCTTGGAGTTTAAGCCCTCACAGCAGATTAATGGCTATCATATACTCGGTAACTAAGTCGATATATATAAGTTTAGTATATCTGAAAGGCAGATTCATGATTTAAACTTGATGAATTCTATCTTTAAAGGTTTTTATAACGCGTTATACTTGAAATAATGCAGGGTTTATTTGGAAATGTATTCCAAGTTAGTATAGGTGCATGGTGTGTGAGGAAAAAAGGACCTCTCTTTGTTGTCATGTTTCATCCATTAGGCATTGTTATTGCTATGGCTGCTAGCATATTTATGGGTGAAATTATTCATGTGGGAAGGTAAATCACACATGTTTAAGGTTTCATTTACtttctatttatatttgttttgttataTTTGACGAGTCATGGATTCAGAATTTTGAATTAGTAAATACAGTAATTGATGTGACATAATTTGTTgagttgttttttttgttttttcttttgtagttgGTTGGGATCAATCATCATTGTGATTGGATTTTATTCAGTGATATGGGGACAAAGTAAAGAATggcaaaagaaagagaagaactTAGGATCACACAACAAGAAGATGCCATTTTTACAAGACAAAATTGATGATGATCCTGAGGTTAATATATGAGACAGAATCTTTTTAAGGGCTAACACTTTGCTAGTGGGCTTATTCAAAGTTCTTTTGGGTTGGAATGTTTATGAACAATTACATTGTATCTCTATGAATATTCATTTTGCTCCTATCTTGTGCTGGTTTTTAATCTTCATTCACTCGTAAGTcgtaacaaataattttttgtataacataagtttatattttcatgttttaataTATAGGTGATGTTCGGGCATAACTTTAGTTTCTAAAGAACTTATGTCCCACTAAGTAcacattttattcctaaagggCAAAAATTATAGACCAACCTATATGaaggacaaaaattaaagatcagttatttaaaaaataaaacgtgcaattttataaaaaagatttCATACCTCAAATGTAGCAAAAAGATTTTGGTTTAATCATgttctttctttcaaagttaTACTATAAACCAACCCAATGCTTTGGTCCTGTGATAAAAAACACAATATATGATGCGTGGATTAGATAGGTTATAAATTCAGATCTTATGGTAAATATAAAAACCTCATATTTAAGCTAAAAAGCATAAAGAAATTGACCCATTATCTCTCAAAGTTTCAAACCATACTACCAGTAAATGAAGGAAAATAGCAAATGCAAGGAGATATCAACGTCGAATGGTGTGGTCTAGTGATCAATGAAGTGGTTATGAATCATGAAATTCAGATATAGTGGTCACTAATCGATTCTTTTCATTTATCTTATCGTTGATGGATATGAACACGCGATTATCTGATATTTATTATTGATGAGGGATGCGTGGAAGATGGGAcaac
The DNA window shown above is from Solanum stenotomum isolate F172 chromosome 6, ASM1918654v1, whole genome shotgun sequence and carries:
- the LOC125868809 gene encoding WAT1-related protein At4g15540-like; its protein translation is MLSVSRENSEIKMSGVVPFIAMIVQQLAQVGLAVVAKGAMSTGMTSFTYTFYSSAFSTLLLIPLSFFLHRSAIPPLWPTFLYGFFLLGIMGFLMQVLGFLGLQYSSPLLSTAILQLIPGFTFILAVILRMETFEYKSLSTMAKTVGTLVSIIGAFVATLYKGPQVFGISPLNTILTTPSAWAIGGLLTMICSLIASFFIISQAFVLKKYPAELILMLFYSFCVTILCAVFSLIVERDLNSWSLSPHSRLMAIIYSGLFGNVFQVSIGAWCVRKKGPLFVVMFHPLGIVIAMAASIFMGEIIHVGSWLGSIIIVIGFYSVIWGQSKEWQKKEKNLGSHNKKMPFLQDKIDDDPEVNI
- the LOC125867031 gene encoding WAT1-related protein At3g28050-like encodes the protein MKGSSWKEMLMPSVGMIFAIIAIVTSMIISKIAMSKGLSSFIIVVYSNAAATLILFPPSIFNFITRSRRRPLTFSVIWRILLLALNGCFGQICDYVGISYSSPTLATAMLNLIPAFTFILAITFRMEVMNWRSWSSYAKAFGTFVSIGGAFVLTFYKGPPIINQHLTSTFSSQQNWILGGVILACESMSTSLWYIIQASILKIYQEEMIIVCLYCFFVTIISALISLVVERNTNAWMIYPDIRLIAILYSGIVGIAFRSCMTTWCLKKTDPLFVSMFKPFAIVFALLIGTFCFRDVFYLGSLVGSVTTVIGFYAVMWGKTREKYYEGNNLETLAENNVPLLQNEA